In Mercenaria mercenaria strain notata chromosome 15, MADL_Memer_1, whole genome shotgun sequence, a single genomic region encodes these proteins:
- the LOC123550826 gene encoding versican core protein-like, which yields MKLTISFAVLCLAYTISTFKGPDVADAKPLVPKSQRSSTDMKRSEGSSESSSEDSSGFDRCSTDPCMNMGTCFDGTDNYRCICTDGFKGQNCEEFDSCSTDPCQNNGTCIDGADNYTCICADGFKGPSCEDSEPCQPGLVFILDSCYYFSQTDATWYDAREACIGLGGYLVAMETDDEYLSLTKYGKGHILILLFCSLQGKHIVAASSICLPSIFFPEYPSTSTGWNLAKLNMKCNY from the exons ATGAAACTGACAATATCTTTCGCT gtttTATGCTTAGCATATACAATATCAACTTTCAAAGGTCCTGACGTTGCAGATGCCAAGCCTCTTGTGCCTAAGTCACAACGTTCATCCACTGACATGAAGCGATCAGAAGGTTCATCAGAAAGTTCATCAGAAGATAGCAGTG gTTTTGACAGGTGTAGTACAGACCCGTGCATGAATATGGGCACTTGTTTTGATGGGACAGACAATTATAGATGTATCTGTACTGATGGCTTTAAAGGCCAAAATTGTGAAG AATTCGACAGTTGTAGCACAGACCCGTGCCAGAATAACGGCACTTGTATTGATGGGGCAGACAATTACACATGTATCTGTGCTGATGGCTTTAAAGGCCCAAGTTGTGAAG ATTCAGAACCATGTCAGCCGGGATTGGTCTTCATATTGGACAGTTGTTATTACTTTAGCCAAACAGATGCAACTTGGTACGATGCTCGT GAGGCTTGCATAGGCTTAGGTGGATATCTTGTAGCGATGGAGACTGATGACGAATACTTAAGTTTGACTAAGTATGGTAAGGgacacattttaattttattattttgctccCTGCAGGGgaagcatatagttgccgcttcgTCCATATGTCTGCCCAgcattttttttccagaatatCCCTCAACAAGCACAGGTTGGAATTTAGCAAAACTTAATATGAAGTGTAATTATTAA